The genomic segment ATAAAATATACAGACAAACACTACAGGTTTTACCATATACAATGATTTTGACTGATCCactgcgaagaagggtctcgacccgaaatgtcacacattccttctctccagagatgctgcctgtcccgctgagttactccagctttttgtgtctaccttccacttAATCCTAAACTTCCTCATGTTGTTGGCCCAATTTATAGTACTTGGTTCTGCGTCATCAAGTTATCAGTTCAAGGCTTACTCGAGACCCTTGAGTTCATGGATCTAAGTGAGCTCTACAGTGCAATACTGAAGGATTACAATACTACGAGAGGTGTTGTTGAATTGAGTCCCTGTCGGTAAATGTGAAATTATAGACCaggtagcctgacatcagtggtggggaagatgctgaagtcaattataaaatatgaaatagcggcacatttgaatagcagtagcaggatcggtccgagtcagcatggatttacgaaggggaaatcatgcttgactaatcttctggaattttttgagaatgtaactaggaaaatggacaagggagagccagtagatataGGACTTTCAAAAAAACATTtgctaaggtcccacataggagattagtgggcaaaattagagcacatggtattgggggtagattgctgacatggatagaaaattggttggcagacaggaaacaaagagtagggattaacgggtctctttcagaatggaaggcagtcactagtggggtaccgcaaggctcggaccgcagctacttacaatatacattaatgatttagatgaagggattaaaagtaacattagcaaatttgcagatgacacaaagctgggtggcagtgtgaactgtgaagaggatgctatgaggatgcagggtgactgacgggttgggtgagtgggcaatgtggataaatgtgaggttatccactttggtggcaaaaacaggaaggcagattattatctaaattgtgtcaagttgggaaaaggggaagtacaacgggatctggggggtccttgttcatcagtcaatgaaagtaagcatgcaggtacagcaggcagtaaagaaagcaaatggcatgttggccttcataacaagaggagttgagtatcagagcaaagaggtcctgcagttgtacagggccctagtgagaccacacctggagcattgtgtgcagttttggtctcccaatttgaggaagtacattcttgctattgagggagtgcagcgtaggttcaccaggttaattcctgggatggcgggactgtcaaatgttgatagaatggagcggctgggcttgttcacactggaatttagaaggatgagcgggtatcttattgaaacatataagatgtttggacacgctagaggcaggaaacatggtcccgatgttgggggagtccagaaccatgggccagagTTTATggatatggggtaagccatttagaacggagataaggaaaaaatttttcacacagatttgtgagagtgtggaattctctgcctcagtgggcgttggaggctggttctctggatgttttcaagagggagctagacagagctcttaaagatagcagagtcaagggatatggagacggcaggaacgaggtactgattgtggatgatcagccctgatcactttgatgctggcttgaggggcctaatggcctactcctgcacctattgtctattgaaagattaCACACGTAAATATTGTATGCAAAGTAAACCGTGATTCTAAATTTAGTACTTTTACTTCATCAATTGAACTAAATCAATTTGGAAAGCAATTTTAATGTAGTTTTCAAAATGGTAATCACTAGATAAATTCATCAACTCTTTCATGCACAAGAACCTTTCTTCATTCTGCCTGACTGTATTCCTAATACAACTTTTAGTGTATTAAAgaggaaacgaggaactgcagatgttggtttataaaaataacacacagttctggagtaactcacagggtCAAGGAGAATCCCTGGAAAACGGTtatgtgatgtttctggtctggaccctccttcagacccaaCCTGTAATGTCACGGTTTCCATGCTGCCAACACAATTTTTCCAACACCTGTGTCCTTTTCAATGTAATAACTTGTTTTCACAGACAATTAATTAACGGTAAATACAAAATCGATGTATATGTATGTTTAAGAAATCAAACCCGGGTTCTAAAACCACAAATGAACTGGACCTATAACTGCTCATGCTGGGAGAAAGAAGGGAGCCTTGGTCCTCGAGCTTGTTGAGGGATCAGCTGTGGCAAATGTCTCCAGGTAAGAGAGGCCAAGCAATTGGATGAGCCTGAATCGATCCTGTATGTTAACTGTGAGCAAGCCCAAAGAGAGATGCAACATTCTGCAACTGATTCGCAGTAGCATAAGCAGATCAGAGTAAATAGTTATTTGATTCCAAAGCAGAATGGCCAAATTTGACAATATGTAATATTTTGGGTATGACTCATCTAGCAGTTTCCAGTAGTTTTGTTTGGCTGGGGCAGACAGATGTGACACACAGCTGAACAGGATAACCTTCGTATTTAAATTGATTAATTCCGGATGAGATCATCAGACATCAATGCCGTGCAAGTAAATGATGGAGGACAGAGTCTATCGGTTAAGGAACCATTACAATCGGTTCCCCTGTCAGCAGACCTGTTATAAGTGATTCTGGTTTCAACAATGGAAAGGTCATTAATTTTAGTAACAAAGGCACTGACATCATCATATGACCAATTTAGATTACAGACAAATTAAAATGGAGTATTGAGTCCTGAACAGTTTCAGACCATCAACAATTCTATCTCGCCTATATAATCAACCCATGAAACTGCTGCTCATAACCTCTTGAGGCCAGTAATAGCTTCTTGTCAATTTCAGGCTTGGGTCCAGAAGAATGCAGCTTCCTTACAATAGCTCTGCATTTATAACAAAGTGATTCTTATCTCTTTTACTGTATTTGAGATGCCTTATAATATGGCATTACAATAATATTATACAGTGAGGGATGCCTACTGACTAATTAAATCCATAATGCATCTTTTATAGAAAACCCTCTTTCTCTAATAACCTCTAGAGTGGACTGTTCTTCTTACCTGGACTAGCCTATATGCAACATCAGACCCACAAAAAAGTGGTTGACTCTTACTTGTTCTATAAAATACTCtagaaggccattcagtccatgaaAGGGAATAAAGAATGGTCAGGCttgacttttttttttagttttaaccAATAATGACTAAACAAACTCTCAAAGACATCATAAAAAAATGTAAGCAATAACCTCTGTTTATAATATTGAGATTATaaacatgtcacagggagaatgtgcaaactccaccggGCACTGGAGGTCTGGATTGAATCcagatcactggagctgtgaggtataACTCTACTAGTCGCGCCACTGGGCTGCCCAAGTTTATAATGTCACAAAGCATTTAATCAACTGACTTTCAAACTGCATTGGCCAGTTTGCGGATGTGTAATAGAATAAGCaataaagaaataaaaacagaaaatactggttaTATtttgcagatcaggcagtatcgtgAATGGAAAAACAGAGGTAAGTGttcaggttgacaaaaatgctggagaaactcagcgggtgaggcagcatctatggagcgaaggaaataggcaaagaagggtctcgacccgaaacgttgcctatttccttcgctccattgatgctgcctcacccgtggagtttctccagcatttttgtctaccttcgattttccagcatctgcagttccttcttaaacataagtgTTCAGGTTGATGACTTTTCAGCAGAACAAGGATGAGTtggtaagggccagtcccacttaggcgactgtcatagtcgtagcagatcgCCACAGACTGGCGACTGGACacctctacgacaatgtctatgacaagctacaacaacctaccacctagtcgacgtcaagcaatCGGCGACCCAATCGTCActacttaggacgtccacctacaactacacctacaacaacctatgacaatctacgacaaccgaagtcaacctacaacCCTGTCGGCGACCACTGAAGACAATTCACGTCATTTTGGTCTCCAAAACAATGGAATCACCCAGTTTTCCTAGAAAAGGGGTTGTAGGTTATGGTTTCCAATCATTCAGCATCATGACTACCATGGGGGCAACGTCAGAGGGCATTGCTCTCACAAGAAGAAGGAGCCTTGCTGCTTGCAGCAGCCCTCATGCTTAAAGATCAGCAAGACTGAAGGACAAGAAGAATGGGGAAGAAGAAGTGTGGCTGAAGCCCTTGTCCATGAGGAGACCCAGGTTGGGCCAGTGTGACAACCTGATGACTGAGCACCAGCAAGAAGATGAGGCAGTCTTCAGAAACTTCACTAGGCTCCCCTCTGAGCTGTTTCAGGAGCTGTAGACACGGGTGGCCCctctcctggagaaaaaggagaccTTCATGAGGAATCTACAGGAACCAGGCCTGCGCCTAGCATCACCCTCCGCTGCTACCTGGCATCCGAAGACTCCTATAAAAGCCTCTCCTACAGCTGTCCCATGTGTCCCCTCTGCTGCTGAGTCTGCAACACACATGAATTCATTGTGAATATTTCATACAAAAACATAAATGTTAAGGTCAAATATTAAAGTCAAATGTTCCCAAAATTCCACAAAAATTACAAAATATTTACCGGCTGGGAGAAGTTATGGGCCACCTTCATGGCAGCCATGGTGTAGTCGAACCATATGTTCTCTGGTATCTTGAGCACCTCAGTCTTTAAGAATCCCAGGAAGGTGTCAACAGCCCTCTCATGAGGTGTCTGGGGCTGTGTCATGGCCAGTCTGGCCTCCCTGGCCTCTGTTGCCTGTTGCATGAGCTGCAACATAAATGAGTATGATACAGGTAAGtaaatttggtttaaaaaaaaaagatggatgGAATTTTTGAtggataaaattcttaaggggttggacaggctagatgcaggaagattattcccgatgttggggaagtccagaacaaggggtcacagtttaaggataagagggaagtcttttaagaccgagatgagaaaatcattttttacacagagagtggtgaatctttataattctctgccacagaaggtagttgaggccagttcattggctagatttaagagggagttagatgtggcccttgtggctaaagggatcagggggtatggagagaaggcaggtatgggatattgatttggatgagcggccatgatcatattgaattgcggtgcaggctcgaagggccgaatggcctactcctgcacctattttctatgtttctataagaagagAAACCTGCCAAAAATGTCCCCAAAAATACTTACCGACTTGATCAGCTGCTGACTTGCCTCTCTCTCTTCTACCTCAATTGCTGTTAGGGTGGAGCCTGCAGTGGAGTTGGCAGTGGTCCTGCTCCTCTTGCTGTGCTGCTGACTGGCGGAGGGGGTGGATCCAGAGTTTCCCTCAAGTGGATCAAACTCCTCTTCACTGGACACACTGGGCAGTTGCTTCTTCTTGTCAAACCGgaagaaaataaatgtgttttacAAACTTTCAAGACCATCAGGACATGGCAATCAGATGATCAATTTCACACTAACTATTTTATAATAATTACCTTCTTGTTGTTCTGTCTGCTCTCCACTCGTACTATATGTGGCTTGATAAAGCTCCATTTGTCGAcgatccactgctctctgtgggttAAGTATTTGGCACCAGACCCTGACTTGTTCTGACCCTGAGTCAGATGGCTATATCTTGTTCTCTGGCTTTTGAAAAACAGATTCAGTCGCTCATCTGCAAAAAAAATAAAGACCAGTGTGAATGCCAGCCTGCAAGTGAGTGGAAGAGCTACTGCTAGAAACTTGCAAGTTTTAACAGACTCTACATGTTACCTACCACATATGGGGGAGaaaaaaacacagaaaaaaaATAACCCCAAAATATACAAAATGCAACAGGTAGACATAATGTACAGGCTTATGGCATTATTAGCGTCTCTtcatcctgaggagactgaagaaggtccatctgcctCCTCaggttctggtgaacttctaccgctgcaccatcgagagcatccttaccaactgtatcacagtatggtatggcaactgctctgtctccgaccggaaagcactgcagagggtggtgaaaattgcccaacgcatcaccggttcctcgctcccctccattgagtctgtccaaagcaagcgttgtctgcgaagggcgctcagcatttcCAAGGaccgctctcaccccaaccatggactgtttaccctcctaccatctgggaggcgctacaggtctctccgttgccggaccagcaggtccaggaacagcttcttccctgcggctgtcacactactcaacactgtacctcggtgactgccaatcaccccccccccccccgacactcctcccacaggaaaaacactatgactgtatgcatgtaaatagatttatttattgaaatcatattctatgtcgctcttccagggagatgctaaagttgaatctgaatctgatctgatatCTGTCCACAATTTCATGTCATGGCAAACAAGATGACAAACAaatttttattttcattatatTTATTCTGGATCAGGAGACAGCAGCAGCAGTAGTATTAgtagttttcattttatttttatttttatggctGCTGCATAACATGAAGTTGCAAATTTCAGGACCAGAAATACAGACAAACAAAATCAGTAAGTAGGTACTTACAGGTGCAGTCAGGGAACTCCTTGGCCTTGGTACTAAGTAGTGAGTTCTTCCTGtccttgtttctaaaatgttggtgGTTCTTGTCATACAACTCTGGGTTTGACTGATACCATTCGACCAGCTCTCCTTCTTCTTCCCAGCTGAACTTATGAGCTGCATTGGGTCTCCTGCGCTTCTTCACCTCCTCCTGGACAGTGGACACATTAGACACACTTGAGGCATCAGTGTCCTCGTCCGATAGTGAGTCTGGGTCAGCAGTAACGGTACCTGGAGTATTGGCAGGGCGGCCAGTCCGTGCTGGGGCAGTGATGGGGACACGGGCCACTTCCCTGGTCTCCTCCTggtcctcatcctcctcctcctgggaCTCATCAGTCTCCACCTGCCTGGAGAGTGGGGATGGGGGTTGGGCCTTGCGCACGGGATGCCCCTTCCTTCTCCTTAGAGACATGTTGCACTGTCCAATGTCCCCAACACAAAATGCACAATGTCCGCACACTATAGTCGCCTGACCACGTGGAGCGTATCCCCACGGAGGCGTCACTGTCCTAGCCTGGCGGAGCAAGTTGCGTCAATtgttgccgagggtcgccagctgtcgtaggttgtcgccggtctgGTGGTAGCTTGTCGCCGGTATGGTTGTAGATTATCGCCGATATAGGCGTAGATGGACTTCATTCATCAGCATCGTGACTGGCTGCTGTAACTTGATTTCTGTGGACGGGTTTTTCCAATGCCTGTTGCCAATTGACTTCTCTTGACctatcgccggttgacgtagattgacgtaggtagtcgccaatggaattcaccaacgccagcgccggcgacaacctacgttacccggcgacaagctacgtcaggagaagtcgtgCTACGCTCATTGGTGTCAAATCCACTGTCACTaaaaaatgttgaacattttgaaaatccagcagcggccagaaagacgctacgactctttgggggtCTGAGGAGACCACTCACAGCCAGACAGGcaacaccccagcgaccatgtggcgatagaCTAGTCCCCTGTAGTGGCCTAAAAAATcgcgaaagtgggacaagccttaACAAAGAAGGAGGAACGGAGAAAACAGACACTACAGTGGAGTGAAGATCAAGAGAGTGAATGGCACAAATGTAAGGACAGATGAAGGCCTGTCTGGAGGACCTGTAAATAGAGGAGAaattgaggagggggggggaggacaatGCTGGATCTATGAGTTTTAGAAGCCTGCTGTACGTACTGGCTAAAATGGGGAAGGATCTTATTTATCTTTCCTCATATATGCTGATCTACTTTCCTTTTTAGTTTTGTATCTAAAAAGGAGTGGGCTACTACAGTAGTTAAAAGATCTGCGTGGGGAGGTAAAAAAACACAAAGGATTGGAGAATTTCTAATGTGCGGAAATTATTGTTAGTATAAAATTCAGTTACTGCCTAACgcaatattattttcatttattgaAATAAATGTAAAGTATTAAGGGTGATACTTTACACTTAATATTTCAATGAATGAAAATAATGTATTTTGCAACAGGCTGCAATTGAATTTGTAATACatgttctgctgtgctgctgcaagtaagtttCATAGTTCTAACCATAGgtcttataggatctttggttctaaCTGGGACAGATCTGGGTGACTTGAGTGTGGTGGATCTGCGCTCGATTACGGGGGCTGCGGTGGAGGAGACGCTGACGGCGCCTGGCGTGCAGTGCGGCCTAGTCGGGTGAGGTCTGGTCTGGTCCGTCTGTCTGTGCCCGGGTTTGTGCTCAGTCATCGCGGCCGTGAGGGTGCTGGTCTAGTCGCTGGGTTTGTGCCCAGTCATCGCGGCGGTGtgagccgagccgagccgagccggCAGCCCGAACCAGacctctctcacccccacccacccacacacccacacaccgtcCCCATGAAGGACACGACGGGGAAGCACAAGCCCAAGGAGGCGGCGGCgctggagaaggagaaggagaaggagaaggccaAGGCCGCCGGCGGAGCCACGGCCCCCGACGTGGAGATGAAGGACGTGTCCGCCGAGCCCGACAGCGAGCCGGCCGAGCCCGTGGAGAAGAGCCAGAAGGAGCTGGACCTGCTCACGCTGGAGGGTGGGTTAGTAACGCTGGGGGGGTAGACGGGCCGAGTGTGGCTCATGGCTGGGCGGGCGGGCAGTACATGGACCGGCCCCCGGGGCAATAAagtctggtttacacccaagatagggtcgtacagcgtggaaacaggcccttctccccaactcatccacaccgaccaacatgtcccatctacactagtcccaccttcctgcatttgctccatatccctccaaacctgtacctgtctcaatgtttcttaaacgttgtgatagtcccagcctcaactacctcccccccggcagcttgttccatacacccaccactctttgagtgaaaacgttacccctcagattcctatttaattatCTGGAAttacctgcctcagagggcggtggaggcaggttctctgtgtgcttttaagagagagctcgatagggctcttaaaaatagcggggtcagggcaTATGAGGagtaggcaggaaaggggtactgattgtggatgatcagccatgatcacattgaatggcagtgcaggcttaaagggccgaaACCTATGTCCTATCTGGACCTCGATTccgctactttgggcaagagactctgtgcgtctgcccgatctatttctctcatgattttatacacaagaaGAGTCTATAGTCCTtaaatatagtctgaagaagggaagattgacacaaaaagctggcttaactcagcgggtcaggcagcatatttggagaaatggcgatgttttgggttgagacccttctccagacagagtcagggggaaaggggaacgagagatgtagacgataCTTAGGATAAATAAATggacacaatggtctattgttggctgtacggtaggtgataacgagttatacagccaGTGAAACGCAACAGGACAACAGCGAAACAAGTATGACGACAAGAGAGGGGTGGaatgagggaatgcaagggttcctTGAAATTAGAGTAGTCAGccctcataccactgggttgtaagctacacaagcgaaatatgaggtgctgctcctccaatttgcatttggtctcactgagaatggaggaggcctaggacagaaaggtcagaatgggaaggcgAGTTAAAATGCTTAGCAACTGAGAGATTGcctaggccaaggcagactgagcgaatgtgttcagcgaaacgatcgcccagtccctgcttggtctcgccgatatataggaatccacacctccagagatgctgcatgacccgatgagttaatccagcattttgtacacatagttctggaggaactcagctggtcagaccaaagatcttagagcactcTGGTCAgatctttgggtcagactgaagctGGAACTGGTCAGactggacctgctgagttcctccagacctTTGTGCTATGCTTGTTGTTTATTGGAATGTTTCTTGACCAAAAAGTGAAAGTTGCACAAAATGAAAGTAATCATTTTTGCAACAAATCCTATGGCCTTGCCCATTTGACAACTCTCTGTGATTTTTGTATAGTGGTGAATATAACGATTTTAAAATTTCATCCTTGGGATTTGATGTTGCTGCTTGTATTGCCCTGTGTTAGTGAGTGAAGGTAAATAGTTATCCATCCAAATTATATCATTTCCTTTCAGATGTGAGTGGTAGATCctatttcaaaatatttttctATTACCTCCCCTAACTTAACTTAATATTTAGCAAGCAACCAAATAGCACGCAGcgaaagcttttcattgtgtctcagtacacgtgacaataaactacactgactaATTAGTTGAATAGAAACTCTTTGGTGTGGAGGAAATGATCATCAAAATACATATATACAATTTATATATGAGAACAAGATTCCAGTACTTGCAATCCATAATCAAATAAGAGAATGTTCACCTGGTTTAATAATGGAGATATTAAGAAGATTGATTGAAACC from the Amblyraja radiata isolate CabotCenter1 chromosome 16, sAmbRad1.1.pri, whole genome shotgun sequence genome contains:
- the LOC116981886 gene encoding uncharacterized protein LOC116981886 isoform X2, which produces MSLRRRKGHPVRKAQPPSPLSRQVETDESQEEEDEDQEETREVARVPITAPARTGRPANTPGTVTADPDSLSDEDTDASSVSNVSTVQEEVKKRRRPNAAHKFSWEEEGELVEWYQSNPELYDKNHQHFRNKDRKNSLLSTKAKEFPDCTYERLNLFFKSQRTRYSHLTQGQNKSGSGAKYLTHREQWIVDKWSFIKPHIVRVESRQNNKKKQLPSVSSEEEFDPLEGNSGSTPSASQQHSKRSRTTANSTAGSTLTAIEVEEREASQQLIKSLMQQATEAREARLAMTQPQTPHERAVDTFLGFLKTEVLKIPENIWFDYTMAAMKVAHNFSQPTQQQRGHMGQL
- the LOC116981886 gene encoding uncharacterized protein LOC116981886 isoform X1, coding for MSLRRRKGHPVRKAQPPSPLSRQVETDESQEEEDEDQEETREVARVPITAPARTGRPANTPGTVTADPDSLSDEDTDASSVSNVSTVQEEVKKRRRPNAAHKFSWEEEGELVEWYQSNPELYDKNHQHFRNKDRKNSLLSTKAKEFPDCTYERLNLFFKSQRTRYSHLTQGQNKSGSGAKYLTHREQWIVDKWSFIKPHIVRVESRQNNKKKKQLPSVSSEEEFDPLEGNSGSTPSASQQHSKRSRTTANSTAGSTLTAIEVEEREASQQLIKSLMQQATEAREARLAMTQPQTPHERAVDTFLGFLKTEVLKIPENIWFDYTMAAMKVAHNFSQPTQQQRGHMGQL